The Triticum dicoccoides isolate Atlit2015 ecotype Zavitan chromosome 6A, WEW_v2.0, whole genome shotgun sequence genome has a window encoding:
- the LOC119317409 gene encoding uncharacterized protein LOC119317409 isoform X1, whose product MAEALGALCRGGGWSYAAIWRSDRRDPRLLTIGECHCEDEARKVVENMLNQVHVVGEGIIGSALVSGKCQWISDDDSFSLVQTCNAENLGLFQGYTWWQHQFMSGIKTIAVVPIPALGVAQFGSVQKVSENLEFLEHVKGTLCRRESILWDPSTKHIHGDALPHNTQFQLNSLSTKRLMRIKDDPENMKLLENIVGIESLGSLVSTSSSYSPSSSNGFTSYGTCNGRNPPHIVAMPVNSKSINAVRLFHNGGNLMQHNSGSENPLLQLRSAKQPDSSLASATTSYSSLNNLPRIEYEQSCTPNNLGYHLQSEDSSSYRNSFSACFSVGDELKPMLFDNNNSPVQSNPMHEVDTTGFTSQANCAVYELPNEILVEPIVGTVSTRGKGSNGNTSLLESTVFDPLIHDWWDNSVLLAENIPDFGATTTSSATEQANSDPLSVEGRGLFSESVLEELLGASGNVNTDTACGSVVSSTGPLAGCFSGCELPGYTIHQDSSYSACKEQVPPLNFPSNSYTSENVPSGESKAIPVSLANLSMDDSCSLHTANSKVGQVTNPEGVKVIKKRARPGESTRPRPKDRQQIQDRVKELREIVPNSAKCSIDALLDRTIKHMIFLQGVTKYAEKIKQADEPKMISKDSGAVLKDNSSGVVLKDNSSAASNGGATWAYEVAGQTMVCPIIVEDLSPPGQMLVEMLCEERGFFLEIADTIRGFGLTILKGLMELREGKIMARFLVEANKNVTRMDIFLSLVQLLQQNSHNRSSDQLAKVISSGVRSFAEHQQSPMLIPVGLAER is encoded by the exons AGG CATCATAGGGTCAGCTCTAGTAAGTGGGAAGTGCCAATGGATTTCCGATGATGATTCCTTTAGTTTGGTTCAGACATGCAACGCAGAAAACCTAGGCTTATTTCAG GGCTATACTTGGTGGCAACATCAGTTCATGAGTGGAATAAAG ACTATTGCAGTAGTACCTATCCCGGCGCTTGGTGTGGCGCAGTTTGGCTCGGTGCAAAAG GTATCTGAGAACTTAGAGTTTCTGGAACATGTTAAAGGCACACTTTGTCGAAGGGAAAGCATCTTATGGGATCCTTCAACCAAACATATTCATGGAGATGCTCTCCCTCATAATACCCAATTTCAACTCAATTCTCTGAGCACAAAGCGTCTTATGCGTATCAAAGATGACCCAGAAAACATGAAACTTCTTGAGAACATAGTAGGCATAGAATCTCTAGGGAGTTTAGTAAGTACTTCGAGCAGTTACTCTCCGAGCTCTTCAAATGGTTTCACTTCCTACGGAACTTGCAACGGTCGAAATCCTCCTCATATAGTGGCCATGCCAGTGAACTCCAAGTCAATAAATGCAGTCAGGTTATTTCATAATGGCGGCAATTTGATGCAGCACAATAGTGGTTCAGAAAATCCATTATTACAGCTTCGATCTGCTAAACAGCCTGATTCTAGTTTAGCAAGTGCAACCACATCCTATTCCAGTTTAAACAATCTTCCTAGAATAGAGTATGAGCAGTCATGCACACCCAACAATCTAGGATACCACCTTCAAAGTGAAGATTCATCTAGTTACCGTAACTCATTCTCAGCTTGTTTTTCTGTGGGTGATGAGCTCAAACCCATGTTATTTGACAACAACAATTCTCCTGTTCAAAGTAACCCAATGCATGAGGTCGATACTACCGGATTTACTTCACAGGCTAATTGTGCAGTCTATGAGTTGCCAAATGAAATATTGGTAGAACCGATTGTGGGGACGGTAAGCACTCGCGGAAAAGGAAGCAATGGAAATACCAGTTTGCTAGAAAGCACGGTATTCGATCCCCTCATACATGATTGGTGGGATAACAGTGTCCTACTAGCAGAAAACATTCCAGATTTCGGTGCCACTACCACATCCTCTGCGACGGAACAGGCAAATAGTGATCCACTGTCAGTTGAAGGGAGGGGCTTGTTTTCAGAATCTGTCCTTGAAGAACTGCTTGGTGCTAGTGGTAATGTGAATACAGATACAGCATGTGGCTCTGTTGTCTCTAGCACTGGTCCATTAGCTGGTTGTTTCTCAGGTTGTGAATTACCAGGGTACACCATCCACCAAGACTCTTCTTACTCGGCGTGCAAGGAACAAGTACCACCATTGAACTTCCCTTCCAACAGCTATACATCTGAAAATGTACCAAGTGGAGAATCAAAGGCAATACCAGTGTCCCTGGCCAATTTATCTATGGATGACAGTTGCAGCCTGCACACTGCAAATTCCAAGGTCGGCCAGGTAACAAATCCCGAGGGAGTAAAGGTTATAAAGAAAAGAGCTAGACCAGGTGAGAGCACGCGGCCAAGACCGAAGGACCGGCAGCAGATACAAGATCGCGTCAAGGAATTGCGTGAGATAGTCCCAAACAGTGCAAAG TGTAGCATTGATGCTTTGTTGGACCGGACAATCAAGCATATGATCTTTCTGCAAGGTGTAACTAAGTATGCAGAGAAAATTAAGCAAGCCGATGAACCCAAG ATGATAAGCAAAGATAGTGGTGCCGTCTTGAAGGATAACTCAAGTGGTGTTGTCTTGAAAGATAACTCTAGTGCTGCAAGTAATGGTGGCGCCACGTGGGCCTATGAAGTTGCAGGACAGACCATGGTGTGCCCAATAATTGTCGAGGATCTTTCACCGCCCGGTCAGATGCTTGTGGAG ATGCTATGTGAGGAACGTGGCTTTTTCCTAGAGATAGCAGACACCATACGCGGGTTTGGACTGACAATCTTGAAGGGGCTGATGGAGCTCCGTGAAGGCAAGATAATGGCACGATTCCTCGTCGAG GCAAACAAGAACGTGACTAGGATGGACATATTTTTGTCACTTGTTCAGCTGCTACAACAAAATAGCCACAACAGATCTTCTGACCAGCTAGCTAAGGTCATTAGCAGTGGGGTTCGATCTTTCGCGGAGCATCAGCAATCTCCAATGTTGATTCCAGTTGGACTTGCTGAGAGATGA
- the LOC119317409 gene encoding uncharacterized protein LOC119317409 isoform X2, with protein sequence MSGIKTIAVVPIPALGVAQFGSVQKVSENLEFLEHVKGTLCRRESILWDPSTKHIHGDALPHNTQFQLNSLSTKRLMRIKDDPENMKLLENIVGIESLGSLVSTSSSYSPSSSNGFTSYGTCNGRNPPHIVAMPVNSKSINAVRLFHNGGNLMQHNSGSENPLLQLRSAKQPDSSLASATTSYSSLNNLPRIEYEQSCTPNNLGYHLQSEDSSSYRNSFSACFSVGDELKPMLFDNNNSPVQSNPMHEVDTTGFTSQANCAVYELPNEILVEPIVGTVSTRGKGSNGNTSLLESTVFDPLIHDWWDNSVLLAENIPDFGATTTSSATEQANSDPLSVEGRGLFSESVLEELLGASGNVNTDTACGSVVSSTGPLAGCFSGCELPGYTIHQDSSYSACKEQVPPLNFPSNSYTSENVPSGESKAIPVSLANLSMDDSCSLHTANSKVGQVTNPEGVKVIKKRARPGESTRPRPKDRQQIQDRVKELREIVPNSAKCSIDALLDRTIKHMIFLQGVTKYAEKIKQADEPKMISKDSGAVLKDNSSGVVLKDNSSAASNGGATWAYEVAGQTMVCPIIVEDLSPPGQMLVEMLCEERGFFLEIADTIRGFGLTILKGLMELREGKIMARFLVEANKNVTRMDIFLSLVQLLQQNSHNRSSDQLAKVISSGVRSFAEHQQSPMLIPVGLAER encoded by the exons ATGAGTGGAATAAAG ACTATTGCAGTAGTACCTATCCCGGCGCTTGGTGTGGCGCAGTTTGGCTCGGTGCAAAAG GTATCTGAGAACTTAGAGTTTCTGGAACATGTTAAAGGCACACTTTGTCGAAGGGAAAGCATCTTATGGGATCCTTCAACCAAACATATTCATGGAGATGCTCTCCCTCATAATACCCAATTTCAACTCAATTCTCTGAGCACAAAGCGTCTTATGCGTATCAAAGATGACCCAGAAAACATGAAACTTCTTGAGAACATAGTAGGCATAGAATCTCTAGGGAGTTTAGTAAGTACTTCGAGCAGTTACTCTCCGAGCTCTTCAAATGGTTTCACTTCCTACGGAACTTGCAACGGTCGAAATCCTCCTCATATAGTGGCCATGCCAGTGAACTCCAAGTCAATAAATGCAGTCAGGTTATTTCATAATGGCGGCAATTTGATGCAGCACAATAGTGGTTCAGAAAATCCATTATTACAGCTTCGATCTGCTAAACAGCCTGATTCTAGTTTAGCAAGTGCAACCACATCCTATTCCAGTTTAAACAATCTTCCTAGAATAGAGTATGAGCAGTCATGCACACCCAACAATCTAGGATACCACCTTCAAAGTGAAGATTCATCTAGTTACCGTAACTCATTCTCAGCTTGTTTTTCTGTGGGTGATGAGCTCAAACCCATGTTATTTGACAACAACAATTCTCCTGTTCAAAGTAACCCAATGCATGAGGTCGATACTACCGGATTTACTTCACAGGCTAATTGTGCAGTCTATGAGTTGCCAAATGAAATATTGGTAGAACCGATTGTGGGGACGGTAAGCACTCGCGGAAAAGGAAGCAATGGAAATACCAGTTTGCTAGAAAGCACGGTATTCGATCCCCTCATACATGATTGGTGGGATAACAGTGTCCTACTAGCAGAAAACATTCCAGATTTCGGTGCCACTACCACATCCTCTGCGACGGAACAGGCAAATAGTGATCCACTGTCAGTTGAAGGGAGGGGCTTGTTTTCAGAATCTGTCCTTGAAGAACTGCTTGGTGCTAGTGGTAATGTGAATACAGATACAGCATGTGGCTCTGTTGTCTCTAGCACTGGTCCATTAGCTGGTTGTTTCTCAGGTTGTGAATTACCAGGGTACACCATCCACCAAGACTCTTCTTACTCGGCGTGCAAGGAACAAGTACCACCATTGAACTTCCCTTCCAACAGCTATACATCTGAAAATGTACCAAGTGGAGAATCAAAGGCAATACCAGTGTCCCTGGCCAATTTATCTATGGATGACAGTTGCAGCCTGCACACTGCAAATTCCAAGGTCGGCCAGGTAACAAATCCCGAGGGAGTAAAGGTTATAAAGAAAAGAGCTAGACCAGGTGAGAGCACGCGGCCAAGACCGAAGGACCGGCAGCAGATACAAGATCGCGTCAAGGAATTGCGTGAGATAGTCCCAAACAGTGCAAAG TGTAGCATTGATGCTTTGTTGGACCGGACAATCAAGCATATGATCTTTCTGCAAGGTGTAACTAAGTATGCAGAGAAAATTAAGCAAGCCGATGAACCCAAG ATGATAAGCAAAGATAGTGGTGCCGTCTTGAAGGATAACTCAAGTGGTGTTGTCTTGAAAGATAACTCTAGTGCTGCAAGTAATGGTGGCGCCACGTGGGCCTATGAAGTTGCAGGACAGACCATGGTGTGCCCAATAATTGTCGAGGATCTTTCACCGCCCGGTCAGATGCTTGTGGAG ATGCTATGTGAGGAACGTGGCTTTTTCCTAGAGATAGCAGACACCATACGCGGGTTTGGACTGACAATCTTGAAGGGGCTGATGGAGCTCCGTGAAGGCAAGATAATGGCACGATTCCTCGTCGAG GCAAACAAGAACGTGACTAGGATGGACATATTTTTGTCACTTGTTCAGCTGCTACAACAAAATAGCCACAACAGATCTTCTGACCAGCTAGCTAAGGTCATTAGCAGTGGGGTTCGATCTTTCGCGGAGCATCAGCAATCTCCAATGTTGATTCCAGTTGGACTTGCTGAGAGATGA